In Saccharospirillaceae bacterium, the genomic window GAACAGGACAACGTTACGCTGGTCGAGTTTGAAGGCGTTGGTCATGCTCCAATGTTTATGGACGCAGAGCAGATAAATACCGTTAAGCATTTTATTGCGTGATAGGTTGGTTTTTATAAGCGAATGATGTCGCTTTGCAATTTTGGCCTTCGGTTGTTCCTTTTTGGAAAGACACTATCTGTGAAGTGGTTCAAATAATTACAAACAGGAAACAAATTGCAGCAATAACTACAAGGAGCGCTGGCGTAGTCCGTCCTATCATAAAGTGTTCAACAGATTCTTCTGGACAGGGCAGTGAACAAATACCTGATAAATCGACGTAACGCCGTTGGTTCGCGTGAATTCGTTTTTTCCGACGTTGGCTACACCGAGGACGTACCCAGCGAAAGCGAAGTGTTGCATGTGCATATGTACGCTGCGCTGGCGGCCACGGTATTGGTCTTGTTGGTTTGGCTTATCTGACTGTATTGCTGGACAATTTTTAGGCATAAAAAAACCGCATTCAATGATGCGGTTTTTTTATGAAATAAGTGGTGCCCAGAGGCGGAATCGAACCACCGACACGGGGATTTTCAATCCCCTGCTCTACCGACTGAGCTATCTGGGCACTTCAGAGAAGCGTTGCTGCTTGCCTCTCAAGTGGCGCGTATTAAACCCTTTGTCTGACCAGCTGTCAACACTTGTTTTTACTTTATTTGTCTTTATTTTCAGGCACATAGCCTTCGGCCAGATCAAACTCCTGACCACTTAGGAACTTATCGCGTTGTTCGGTAATGTATTTACGCGCCTGCATGTCCATCATATTAAGGTGTTTTTCGTTAATGAGCCGGGTCTGATGCTCGGTCCATTCGTTCCACGCTTGCTTCGACGTGTTGTTAAATACTTCCTCACCTTTCGGACCCGGAAACGGGATGGTCTCCAGCCCCTCCAGTTCCTGTTGGTATTTTTGGCAGAATACGGTGCGACTCATAAGGGGTCCTCGTCAGATTTCACTCAGGTGCAGCAGTTTTTTAACCGGTGCAGCCAGGCCCAGTTCGCTGGGGTTAGCGGGATTGTACCAGTGGCTGCTGTGTTCACCTATTGGCTGTGGCGAGGTTGGTAATGAAAATTTCAGCGGCTGAATCTGAAGATGGTAATGGCTGAAGGTATGACGAAAGTTATCCAACCATTCAGCCTGTCCTTCACAGCCCAGGTGTTGCTTTAACCAGCTATGAGCCTCGGCTTCACTGCTGACTTCCGGAAAGCTCCACAAGCCACCCCAGATGCCGGATTGCGGCCGCTGTTGCAGATACAGTTCGCCGTCTGGTTTTTCGATCATTAGCAGAATGGTGTGCTTTTCCGGTTTTTCTTTTTTGGGTTTTGAATTGGGGAACTGAGTCGGTTTACCGGTCTTGTAGCCTTCGCATTGTGGCTGCAACGGGCAGATGCCGCAGGCTGGTTTACTGCGGGTACACAGGGTTGCTCCCAGATCCATCATGGTCTGTGTGTATTCACGGTGACTGTGAGCAGGGGTGAGCTGTTCTGCCACATCCCACAGCTGTTTTTGCACAGCGGTGGTTCCTGGCCAGCCCTCCACGGCGTAAAAACGGGTTAGTACCCGCTTGACGTTGCCATCCAGAATCGGAGCACGGATGCCCATGCTAATTGACGCAATGGCACCTGCGGTAGAGCGGCCGATACCGGGCAGCTCCGTCAGTTGCTCGACGGATTGTGGGAATTCGCCATTGTAATGTTGCACGACGCGCTGGGCGCAGGCGTGCAGATTACGGCCGCGGGCGTAGTAGCCCAGTCCGGTCCAAAGGTGCAGCACTTCGTCCTGTTCAGCCTTTGCCAGACTGAGGACATCCGGAAAGCGTTGCATAAATCGTTCAAAGTAGGGAATTACTGTGGCGACCTGGGTTTGTTGCAGCATAATCTCAGACACCCAGACCCGATATGGGTTGATGCTCTGCTGCCACGGCAGGTGTTTGCGGCCGTGTTTGTGGTACCAGGCAAGTACCACGTCGCTGAATTGGAACTGCTCACTCATCTGTTTTTTATCACTGCTTTTTATCCGCCGCAGTATACCTGAGTGTGGCGTTCGGACTAATAGCCGTAATGATCAGACTTCGGAGTGATTGGCTTGTCGCTGGCGTTCGTTTTCATGCAGGAACTGATGCAGCTGGCCGAGTGATAATGGCCTGCTGAACAGATAGCCCTGTCCCTCGTCGCAATTATTACGACGCAGGAAGTGCAGCTGCTCCTGTGTTTCTACACCCTCGGCAACCACTTCCAGACTGAGCTTGTGAGCCATTGCGATGACTGCTGCTGTGATTGCCATATCGTTCTGGTCTTCAGGAATATCCATAACAAAGGAGCGATCGACTTTTAGTACGTCGATTGGAAAACGCTTGATGTAGGCCAGCGATGAATAACCGGTGCCAAAGTCATCAATCGCAATTGATACGCCGGTTTTTTTGATTTCCTGCATGGTGTGGATGGCGCTTTCGACATCATCCATCAGTGTACTTTCGGTGATCTCAAGCTCCAGGCATTGAGCCGGAATCTGGCTTACTTCAATGACATTGCGGATCTGTTTCACCAGGTGTGGGTCTGCAAACTGCTTGGCTGACAGGTTTACGGCAACCTTAGCGGTTTCCGGTAATATACCGGTGCGTATCAGTGTACTGATCTGACGACAGCTCTGCTCCAGTACCCAACTTCCGATTGCCAGAATCTGACCGGTTTCCTCCGCGACCGGAATAAACCGGTCGGGGGTTACCATGCCTTTTTCCGGATGGACCCAGCGAATCAGAGTTTCGACGCCGGTTACGCTGTAATCAAACAGGCTGACTTTAGGCTGAAACATGAGTGTAAACTGGTCGCGCTGAATGGCGTCTTTCAGCTCTTTTTCCATGGCCAGGTGTTCAAGGATGGAATGGTTCATATCTTCAGAGAAGAACTGGAAGTTGTTGCGACCAAGTTCCTTGGCACGATACATCGCCAGGTCAGCGTTTTTCATCAGGGTATTTACGTTGCTGGAGTCCTCTGGCGTCATGGTTATGCCAATACTGACCGTAGTGACAATGTCCTGACCTTTGATGCGGATAGGCTTTGCCAGCGCGTGCAGCAGTTTTTCTGCAACAATGAGGACGTCTGCTGTCTGATGAACATCCGTGAGCAGAATCGTGAACTCGTCGCCACCAATGCGCGACACGGTATCATTTTCGCGAACGGTGGCGTTCAGCCGGGCGGCGACTTCTTTCAGGAGAATATCGCCGGCATCATGGCCTAAGGTATCGTTGATGCGCTTGAACTGATCCATATCGAGAAACATCAGTGCCATCGAGCTACCGGAGCGCATCACACTTTTTACTGCTTTCTCAAGGCGATTCTTGAACAGTCGGCGGTTGGCCAGTCCGGTAAGCGGGTCGTAAAAAGCCAGATTTTCCATCTGAATCTGCGCCGCTTTCAGCTCCGAGATATCGGAGATGGCTCCAAGGTATCCTAATAATCCGCCATTGCGGTCGTGCAGGGCGCCGGCCAACAGATGAATCCAGGTATGACCGCCTTCGCGGGTTGCAAGGCGAAGTTCCAGCGCAATACTTTCCTGATCACAGACCAGGCGATTCCAGGCTTGTTGCACCAATATAAGGTCTGCTGGATGCACCAGTTCGAACCACTCCTGCAGGGTGGGGTCATCTTTCAGCAGGCCATGAATGTCTCGCCAGCGTTGGTTGACGTACTGCAGTTTTTGATTGGTATCTACCTGAAAAATACCTACAGGTGACAAGGCGGTTAATTTCCGGAAGCGCTCCTCACTGGTTTTCAGTGAGCTGTTTTCTTCTTCGATCGTACCCAGCAGGCCATTAAACAGATCAACCAGGTCGCCCAGTTCATCGTTGTTTTCTTTTGCAGCACGAATGGAATAGTCCTTGTTGCTCATAATGCTCTGCAGCGTATTGCTGAGTTCCCGCATTGGCCGGACCACCACGTCTTGCAGCTGATTCGCCAGGAAGACCGCAAGCACGACCGCCACGGCAAGAATCAGTAAAGAAAAAACCAGAAACTGGTTGAAGCGCTGCAATAAGTCATCACGACTGTTTTCTATATAGAGAGTGCCTATATGTTGTTGGTCAAGCCGGATAATAAAGTACTGACTGAAGTTGTTATTTTTAGCGGCCTGTAACTGCGCCAGTATGGTCGGACAGCTGTTGATATCTGAATTACTGGTGTATTGCGCAGCCAGTTTTTGATATTCATCGTAGATACAGCCACGCACGACGTTACTGTCGGCTTTGAGTGTATCGAGATTGGTTTTCAGCAGGTCAAAATCGTTGAAGGTCAGTGCTGTTGTGGCGCGATTGGCAATCACCTCACCGAGAACGGATAACTTGTTCTGAGTATCCTGGCGGCTGAGGTAATATTCTAATGACATGTATGCCAGATTGGATAACAGCAGGGTCAGGCCGGTTGTTATCAATGAAATAATAACCAACTTGCGTCTGAGTGACTGTGTCTGAAGTGCCCGCATGTAACCTACAACTCATGTCCATGGTGTTATGCATTATGGGTGCTAATGCGCTCCCTGCACCTATTACCGAATGCGTTTCAACCCGTCTGCATTAATGAATGATTAGTTTAACGTTAGTTGAATATACTAAACAGGCAATGTCAGAGGTGAACTACTGAGCGATGAGTATCGGACAGGCTTCGATGTCTGGCAATCGTTGAGACAAAAAAAAGCAGCTTTGTTACAAAAGCTGCTAAATCCGTTTTATCAAACGGGGATTGGAGAGAAGATGGTTAGCGCTGCGCTTGCTGGATTTCAGACTGCTGCAGCTCTTTCAACAGCTCTGCGATAGAGACGTTCTGCAAGCGGTCACTCAGTTGTTGGCGGTAGGTTTTCACCATGCCCAGGCCTGCAACAATGGCATCATAGATCTGCCATTGTTGTGTTTTTTTATTGCGGTACAGGCGGAAATCGATGGGTACTGTGCTGCCGTTGTTCTGAATCAGATTACCTTTTACCAATGCACGGTCGCCACGGTTATTGAATTTCGCGTTTTCAAATGTGAACTGTTCGCCGTTAAAGGCTTTAAAGGCACCGGTGTAAGTGCGAATCTGTAGATCTCGGAAGCTGTCGATGAAAGCAGCTTGCTGCTCTTTGCTGGCACGACGCCAATGTTTGCCGAGTGCCCCTTTGGCAATCTTTTTCTGATCAATAGCCGGAACGATGTAGGTCATTACCAGACGACGAATCTGTTCGTCTGTACGATCTTCCTGATTCAGTTTCTTCAGCTCACTGATTACGCCCAGGGTTGCGGTTTCGACTACTTCGTTAGGTTGCGATGCATTCGCGCTGCCTGCTGTCAGAAATGCCAGAAAGATAAAAAACGAAACCACAGACTGTATAGCAATTTTCATAACAACGCTCTCCATCAGTAATTGTGTAACTGATGGAAAGTATGGTCGTGAATCTGGCTAATGATTAGACAGGAAATAGTTAATTGATTGTTCCAGAAATGGAACGTGTTAAGGAAGTGTTAACTAATTATGTTGCCAAATGTTGTCTTTTGGGGTGAACCCACGACGTTCAACCGGTGTTTGTAATTCCGTTGGAATGGATTGAATAATAAGGGTTTTTTCGTATTCGTCTGCCCACTTTAGGGTGTGGTGCAGCAGCTGATGCATTACTCCGCGACGCTGAGTTATCTGTCTTACTGCGGCCTGCTCAAGCTGAACGCTCTGTTCAGTTTCAGTGGCAATGATTAAACCGACGATTCTATCGTTAAACCGGCCCGCCAGAATCCAGCTGCCGTTGTTCAACCGTTCTGTCAGAGTCTCAATATTGTCTGTCAGGCCAGAATCAACCGTCTCCTGATGGATTTTGCCAATGTCTTGCCAGTCTGCATCGGTTGGTTGGTGAATGTGTTCTAAACGCACTGGCATAACGGTTACCTCTGATCTGATGACTTACCTAAAAGCAGGAGTTTTTTATCTGGCTGCTTTATAATGCGTTTTTAAAAATTTTGCGAGAGTTGAGTTCATGGCCACGACTGCAAGTTCTGGGCGCAGTGCGACCGTCGAGCGTAATACGCTGGAAACGAAAATCCGTGTCAGTATCAATCTGGATGGTACTGGCAAAGCCAAAT contains:
- the mutY gene encoding A/G-specific adenine glycosylase, with the translated sequence MSEQFQFSDVVLAWYHKHGRKHLPWQQSINPYRVWVSEIMLQQTQVATVIPYFERFMQRFPDVLSLAKAEQDEVLHLWTGLGYYARGRNLHACAQRVVQHYNGEFPQSVEQLTELPGIGRSTAGAIASISMGIRAPILDGNVKRVLTRFYAVEGWPGTTAVQKQLWDVAEQLTPAHSHREYTQTMMDLGATLCTRSKPACGICPLQPQCEGYKTGKPTQFPNSKPKKEKPEKHTILLMIEKPDGELYLQQRPQSGIWGGLWSFPEVSSEAEAHSWLKQHLGCEGQAEWLDNFRHTFSHYHLQIQPLKFSLPTSPQPIGEHSSHWYNPANPSELGLAAPVKKLLHLSEI
- a CDS encoding ABC transporter substrate-binding protein, which gives rise to MKIAIQSVVSFFIFLAFLTAGSANASQPNEVVETATLGVISELKKLNQEDRTDEQIRRLVMTYIVPAIDQKKIAKGALGKHWRRASKEQQAAFIDSFRDLQIRTYTGAFKAFNGEQFTFENAKFNNRGDRALVKGNLIQNNGSTVPIDFRLYRNKKTQQWQIYDAIVAGLGMVKTYRQQLSDRLQNVSIAELLKELQQSEIQQAQR
- a CDS encoding oxidative damage protection protein; this encodes MSRTVFCQKYQQELEGLETIPFPGPKGEEVFNNTSKQAWNEWTEHQTRLINEKHLNMMDMQARKYITEQRDKFLSGQEFDLAEGYVPENKDK
- a CDS encoding PanM family protein, with amino-acid sequence MPVRLEHIHQPTDADWQDIGKIHQETVDSGLTDNIETLTERLNNGSWILAGRFNDRIVGLIIATETEQSVQLEQAAVRQITQRRGVMHQLLHHTLKWADEYEKTLIIQSIPTELQTPVERRGFTPKDNIWQHN
- a CDS encoding EAL domain-containing protein gives rise to the protein MRALQTQSLRRKLVIISLITTGLTLLLSNLAYMSLEYYLSRQDTQNKLSVLGEVIANRATTALTFNDFDLLKTNLDTLKADSNVVRGCIYDEYQKLAAQYTSNSDINSCPTILAQLQAAKNNNFSQYFIIRLDQQHIGTLYIENSRDDLLQRFNQFLVFSLLILAVAVVLAVFLANQLQDVVVRPMRELSNTLQSIMSNKDYSIRAAKENNDELGDLVDLFNGLLGTIEEENSSLKTSEERFRKLTALSPVGIFQVDTNQKLQYVNQRWRDIHGLLKDDPTLQEWFELVHPADLILVQQAWNRLVCDQESIALELRLATREGGHTWIHLLAGALHDRNGGLLGYLGAISDISELKAAQIQMENLAFYDPLTGLANRRLFKNRLEKAVKSVMRSGSSMALMFLDMDQFKRINDTLGHDAGDILLKEVAARLNATVRENDTVSRIGGDEFTILLTDVHQTADVLIVAEKLLHALAKPIRIKGQDIVTTVSIGITMTPEDSSNVNTLMKNADLAMYRAKELGRNNFQFFSEDMNHSILEHLAMEKELKDAIQRDQFTLMFQPKVSLFDYSVTGVETLIRWVHPEKGMVTPDRFIPVAEETGQILAIGSWVLEQSCRQISTLIRTGILPETAKVAVNLSAKQFADPHLVKQIRNVIEVSQIPAQCLELEITESTLMDDVESAIHTMQEIKKTGVSIAIDDFGTGYSSLAYIKRFPIDVLKVDRSFVMDIPEDQNDMAITAAVIAMAHKLSLEVVAEGVETQEQLHFLRRNNCDEGQGYLFSRPLSLGQLHQFLHENERQRQANHSEV